From a single Triplophysa rosa linkage group LG17, Trosa_1v2, whole genome shotgun sequence genomic region:
- the selenok gene encoding selenoprotein K yields MVYVSNGEVLDSRTRSPWRLSFFSDLFWGVVEFVGLFFHSLVQPDLSKDGNAIASSRFSDGRGPPGFPGRRRMGRINHGAGPTPPPMGGGGUGR; encoded by the exons ATGGTGTATGTGTCAAATG GTGAAGTCCTGGACAGCCGGACTCGGTCGCCATGGAGACTGTCGTTCTTTAGCGACCTCTTCTGGGGTGTAGTCGAGTTTGTTGGCTTGTT CTTCCATAGTCTGGTTCAGCCCGATCTGTCTAAAGATGGAAACGCGATCGCATCATCTCGCTTCAGTGACGGCAGAGG ACCTCCAGGGTTCCCTGGCCGCAGACGGATGGGCAGAATAAACCACGGTGcaggccccaccccccctcctaTGGGTGGAGGAGGATGAGGACGGTAA